The DNA sequence CCTCCGCCTGAGTCTGACCCCACTCCGCCTCCGCCTGACCATAACCCCCCTCCGTATGCCACCCCTCCGCCTGACTATAAGCCCCCTCCGTATGCCACCCCTCCGGTGCCCATAGGGAACTCGCCGTCGAGCACGCCGGTCGGGGTTATAGTCGGAGTTGCGACAGGAGGGTTCGGTGTACTTGTTGTAGTGGTCATTATCTTCTTTATCTATCGGAGACGGAAGAACAGGTTAGCGAGAGCTAATGAGTCAGGGCAACAACCCAAAGGTAATTCAAAACTTATAAGCAGAAATCTTGAAGTTCTTgcatattgaaatttttttttttttgggtataccACTAGGTTCCTACAATGAAGGTTCCTATTGCTAGTGGAATGTtaaatttgatttgaaattgaTCATATCTTAATTTCTTGTATTGATTCTATTAGATTCTGGTAGTGAGAGAGTCATTCATTTAATTTTTCCTGATTTTCTATAACTGCTGACTTTGATTTAGACGTGCCACTGGAGATTATATATTTAGTATTTTAGTTTAATGGGGAGGATTTCCATTAATTGATGATTTAGTTGACTTCATAGATCTTTATCGTGTTagtaggcctggcaacgtgcgggtaccgtgcgggttcttaacaggtcgacccggtaagaacccgttagcttaacgggtttgCGGGTTATCCGTTGGAACTCGTTAAGACccgtaaacatttttttttttaaaaaaactttttatcaaagcaactaaaaccaattaagacttatgtaTATAACCCCGCATTTGCcgttttctctatatgaacttttttggttttctattttgaaattttttattttctatctttttagatttttttttcctttcctttttagacaaaaaataattcacaaatcacaattataccaCGATCCAACgtcagatcctcacagatcacctaaaggatcatctttaccgatttatacgatgatccaacggtcaaatcctcacggatcacgtttaggttcatcctctcaaaattatacgaagatccaacagtcagatccCACGAATTACCTGGAGAATCATCTTTATCGATTTATACTATGATCCAATGgttagatcctcacggatcgcccttaggttcatcctctcaaaattatacgaagatctaacgattagatcctcacggatcacctagaggatcatatttatcgatttatacgatgatctaACGGTCAgctcctcacggatcgcccttacattcatcctctcaaaattatacgaagatccaacggtcaaatcctcacggatcacctagaggatcatctttaccgatttatacgatgatctaacggtcagatcctcacggatctcccttaggttcatcctctcaaaattatacgaagatccaacggttggatcgtcccggatcgcccttagaatcatcctcacaaaattatatgatgatccaatggtcggatactcacggatcgcctttaggaacatcctctcaaaattatgtgaagatccaacggttggatcgtcccagatcgcctttagaatcatcctcacaaaattatactacgattcaacggtcgaatcctcacggatcacgtATTTTTACAATTAATGTCTCGTTTGGTAATGATTGCTAGAATAAGATAAAGTTTGAGAGTaaatcaaatttaaaaaaattaaaaatcctaAAAGTTTGCTAGAATGGGGTTTTGGAAAGGGTTTTGAGTTAATGGATTCCAATGGGTTTAGCCTGCAAGGGTTTTTGCGTACGGGCTTTTTTTTAGCCCGGATTAATAAACGGGCGGGTTTTTAGcgtgcgggtttgcgggttaccGGTTTAAATGCCAGGCCTAGTGTTACACTTCACTTGCTTGTAACTTGCTTTGTCTTAGCACCTTTTTATTTGtccaagtattttttttttttttttttgtgtgtgtgtgaaaaaatgatcaaaagatttcactcctaccccccatggtgactcgaacctagGACCTGGAGCCTAGGTAGTGGCACTCTAACTACTTATCTAACACCACTTTGTCCTAGTTCGTTCCCCACCAAGCGGCCATTATAAATCTCTGGACTAGGGAAAACAGAATGGTTTCGTCTACGCATTTCTTTTGTTAGTGTAATATTAATGTTTCATCTTTGATAGTGTCAAAAGACAACCACCATCGATCTCGTGCTAAATTGGCTTTCACCTTGCTCTCAGTGAGAAAATTAGTGTCAGACATTCGTTTGCATGTAAACTTTCATGAAAGCTTatgaatttgaatacaaagTCATATACGTTCAATTCCCACACGGCCGTTTACTTTCTAAGCAATGGCGGAACCATATGGGGGCCGAAGTGGGCCctggccccccccccccccctaattaTTTTGAAAAATGCTGCTAAGCTATTGATTGGCTTGTGTTTTTATCCTAATTAAAAGTAAATTAAACTATAATTTACAATCATGGCCCCCCAAATTGAAGTCTTAACAATAATTACTCCTTGTAAACTGATAATTATAATAATTAACTTCATTAGTTGACTTATTTAGCTTATAGAATTCTATAAAGGGGAGTGCTATATACACACTCACTTGAGTATGTGTGAGCCACACTCAGACAAGTGTCAGCTTCTCATTACTTTCTACTATTTAATTACACAATAACAATTAATGCTACTTTGAATTTATTGTTTTCCATCTCTACCCCTAACCATTTTTTCTCcctccattttttactttccctCCACTATCTATTTCTAGATAGAACACTGAATAGCTAGAAACCATTTAATCAAAACCCATGTGATTGTGAATATGCTTATAACAAAAAATGGGTACCACTTAATAGCTTATTACAAGCATTATAAAACACAATATAATCAAACAAACTAGTCTCTCCATTCTTGACTTATTCAACTACAATGGTGCTGCATTTATTAGTAATAGCAGTTaggtagtttttatttttatttttatgacagCTAGGTAGGTTATCAAGAACTAACATTTAGCAAACTTGGTTGGTAAGGTACTataagatcctttttttttggcttCAACCATTAAGATCAACAAAAAATAAGATCATTATTTGCATTAACGTTTACATCAGAAAAAACTACTATTCAACCAAATTTTACTATCTGAGAAATGAAACAAGGATAATTGGACAATATAAATGATAGCAGGTCAATTAACTAATTTCCTACAATCACgtcaaataaaaaaggaaatcaGGTATATAAGAGTAAGAACTATCTCACAATAAAGTACCGATTTAATTAGGGACAATCATGAGTATATATCAGTACCAACTATCAACACAAAAAtcgcataaattgattaaaaatcTTATCTCAATGTAAAAGGCAACCCACAAAAGTAACTAATATAGTTGGAAATTGCATCTCAgaagcttgtttttttttcctttctaaatCAGGGATCTCAAAATTTTACTTTGAGGTAATTAAGCCCTCTAGCGGGAAAATTGAAGCTTTAATTGGTTTGTGGCGGGAAAGGAAAGTAGAAGAAAAAGGGGTCTCTAATCtctatattttccaaaacaggGGTAGagatggaaaaaaataaattcaaagttGTATTAATTATTATTGTGTAATTAAATAGTAGAAAGTAATGAGAAGCTGACACTTGTCTGAGTGTGGCTCACACACACTCAAGTGAGTGTGTATATAGCACTCCCCTTCtataaattattaattaaggTTCATTTAAAGCAGAATATTAATGGATTCTTAATATATGGCatcaaaaatgaagaaaaaataatttttcgtttttgttattcaatatttgtttgtatttgaattttatagtaaaTATCagttgttgaaaaaaaaaattatcaatattTTTGGCCCCCCCCATTGAGAAGTTTCAGGTTCCGCCTCTGTTTCTGAGGATGAATTGTATGGATCAGATAAACCGCCCCCAGCCTTTGGATTTTCCGAAAGCACATTTACATATGAAGAATTAGTCAGGGCAACAAATGGATTCTCCAACGACAATCTTCTTGGTCAAGGAGGCTTTGGTTTTGTCCATAAAGGTATTCTTCCAAATGGGAAAGTGGTTGCAATTAAACAGCTGAAAGCTGGGAGTGGACAGGGGGACCGTGAATTCCCCCTTTcacattttgatatataaagcTCATGATGTTCTTGCTGCATAGTTGTTCACAAAGCTATAAAGCTTGATGACTACAGTAATCTCATAAACACTAAGTCTGAAAAACAAACCCTTTATGTGAAAAATAAATTACACTTACTTTGAAGACATGATGGTCAATTTGGTAATGGGATGAAAATCCTTGAtgactttgtttttcttataaATACAATTGAAATAGAAAAGGAGAAAAGCATTTATATACGAGGTCCAGAGTTTGTTACTATATCACCAAAATCTTGATCCTTGATGACTTTGTTTTCCTTCATCTGCCACTGCCCATGTCAAAAGCAAAGAAATGTGTGTTAGTTGGATATTACGAGGATAACTTTAAATGTAAAATTTTCCTATCAGTACTGCTTAGTTTCCGAATAAGACAATATACTCTTAAGAGGAGTTATTGAATGTATTTTGCATTTCTTATCAAATGCAGATAATATTAACGTGTACTATGTATTGTATATATGTATTCTTTGTTCAGGTTGCAGACTTTGGACTTGCCAAGTTTGCCTTAGATACAGATACTCATGTCTCCACAAGGGTTATGGGAACTTTTGGGTAAGATCGATGTAGTCTGGATTACTTCAACACTGATTTGTAGGTTCCATGCAGTCTAAGTTTGTACTGAAAGGTTGTAGTGGTTGATTTACTAAGTGTTTCATCCGTTACTTGGTTGTAAATATTCAGATACTTAGATCCTGAATATGCAACCAGTGGAAAGCTCAGTGATAAGTCAGATGTCTTCTCATTCGGAGTCGTGCTATTGGAATTGATTACTGGACGCCAACCCATTGATAAAACTCATTCCTTCACAACTCATTCCTTCACTGATGATAGCATGGTTGAGTGGGTGCGTATACAATATTCTCACTACTAATTCTTGACAGTTCATCTGCATCAGTGTGTCGTAATATGGCTGCATCTTATTAAAAGATAACGTAGTTGCTTCATGACCTATCCGTTTTACTGTTATGGCCTTCTTTCGTCAAATCTTGCTATATGCTTTCATGGAGAATTCTCTGCTCTGCTCTCTCCCTGTGAAACTTTTTGTAACTATGAAGCTTGAATGGCCCGGAAAGATTATAGACACTGTTATTGAATTTCAGGCAAGGCCTTTGCTCGCGCGAGCATTGGAAAAGGGAAACATTGATGGTCTTGTTGATGAAAGGTTGCAGAATGATTACAACTCCAGCGAAATGGCTCGTATGATTGCCTGCGCTGCTGCTTCTGTGCGACATTCTGCCCACCGTCGGCCAAAAATGAGCCAGGTAATCTTACAAAGTTCGGAAGTTAGCTTGAGCTGATGCGATAGATCTATTTGTCTTGTTTACATCCtcctttttctttacaattCAAATATCTTTCTGTGAGTATGGAGTCTCGTAGGACTCCTCTTAATAtatgtaaatatatacatatatatttggtGTGTTTATTAAAATTTTGTCTTTGCTGAAGTGTATTGTAAGCTATGCCAGGCTATTACTTTGGAAGGATGTCAAGCATCGGTTTTAGTCTTTTAGATCATCTTTGAAATTGTCTTCTTCTAAAATGATccctttagtttttgttttacaTCAGTCAAGACCAACTGACAATAGGCCTAGGACCAAACCACCAATCCCTGGTACGTTCTCTTGGTTTTATGGTTGGCTTTTACTTGAATAGTTCAAACTATTAGCACTTAGTGACGTCCATAACATAAGAGCCTCCAAACTTTCAAAGAAGTTATAAATGGTAGTCATGATGTGTGGTTACTGTATCCATGGAGGTATTTGATAAAGTATGGTGGAAAAGGAAACCCTCTTCCACACAGATGTTGGATTCTTGTTTATGACTTTATAGTTGGAAAAACTGTTAACGGCAAAACTTGAACAATGCGTGACTATATACATAATAATATCATGTGACTTTCCAAATGCATGACTATATACATAATAATATCATGAAACCCATATAAACACCATAGTTCAGCCTTTGGCATTTTATTCTAATATTTGATCAAAAGCAGGTAGTTCGAGACTTCGAGCTTTGGAAGGCAATCTTTCTCCAGATGAATTAAATGAAGGAGTTAtaccaggtcaaagtatgatatACATTTCCTCTGAAAGCACACAATACAGCACTCGTGAATACAAGGAAGACATGTTGAAATTTAGAAAGTTAGCACTAGAAAGCCAAGAGCTAGATCAAGGAATTAGCTAGTGAGACCAGTGGGTCCAGCAGTGATTTTGGCCAGCACCAATCTGCCTCCGGTGGTGAAGGCCAACAAACCACTCAAGATATTGAACGCGGGCGAATGAACAAAGACAGCCAAGACTATATATGGTAAAAGCTCTTGACAACCAATTCCCAGATTCTTGAACAATGCCAATTTCTCCCACTCTCCGCCCTGTATTCTCCCTAATTTGCTGAACCACAGACGCTATTGACATGCTTACTTGGAAACACCACTTCTAACTGTACATTTGGTAAAGTGAATGTATCTATATATTGTTCAGGTAGGTAAGTGAGCTTTCCTCTGAGTTGCATACTCGGTTGTTTGAACCATTTAAGTGCTTCTTCCCATAGTAAAGTTTGATTGGGTCTGGTGGCTAGTGTGTTCATATCAAAATCTATCATTCACATTAGTCCCCAATTAGCTCCTAGATGGAGTTGGCAGGGGGAACAAAGTTGACGTCATTTATTGTAGGCACAATTTGAAGAAGGAATAATTTTTAATGTAGTTTAGTGAAATCTCTGTATACAcgttgtattattattattttgaccaatacatgtattttgtattctGTATATCAATAAACTGTAAAGTTGGTTTGTCATGTCTTTTATTGGAATTTAAATTGTATTCAATATAGTTCTTGAAACCTTGATCTATCTTGTATTACAACTGTCTCTACATGATTAGGGATTGAGATATAAATTCTCAAATTAAAGCCtatttgattctttttttttcccctttggGAAACAAAAGAATCTTCATTAAAGGGCCAGGAATGCCTCTTTGATGCATCCTCATAAAATTATCTCCCATCAAGTTACAGGTACGCAATGACGGTGATTCCAGTTGGAAATCAAACTAGACACTTTCATCTTTGCGTCCATATAAAATTATCTCCCAAATTCCATTGGAGTTATAAACTGTGCTGCTCCAAAAGCAACTGATCTTCAAGAAGCAGAACGCTTGACCTGTTTTCTGTCCAATTTGACCTTCCTCCAGTCTCACTCATTTGGAAACATTTTTATAATCTGCCAAGTCCTTCGAAAACTAAACATCCCTAGATTTCGAACAATATTTGGCTCTCATGTTTCTTCCTTCCGAAGAAATGCAGTTTTCGATGTGAAGCTCGGCTCCACaagctttctctttctttctttctttttttcccttaaaTTTCTCCAAGTTTCACACTGttcatcctcctcctctcgTAGAAACTCAAAAACCACTTGGCCAAATGACCTTTTTGCTATTAAAAACTTCATAAGCTTGGGGTGCAGTCGCTATTTCTAATCAAACATTTAAGTTTAATTGATGAATGGAGCTGTTGGGATTTTGTTGCCACTACTGTAGATATATTATTGCTGGTACCAGTTAGTATACCATATAATCACATCTAATTGTGCAGTTTATTACTTCGTGGTAATAGAGCAGTTTGAGTTATGGCTGTTTAATTATACATTTTAAAAAGAATAATTATTGGTTCATGACATACTCGTTTTACTCATATATTAAGATGTTCAGTTGTTCTGCTGAATGCTTTCTCTTGGTATAGAGCAGCAGTCGAGTCTTCTGTGTGGCTAACAAGCGATCTTGAATGGGATTATAGACACTGTCATTAAATTCAGGCAAGGCCGTTGTTCAGGCAAGCATTGGATCAGGGCAACTTTGATGATAGCCTTATTGACATGAGGCTGCAGAATGACTACATCTCCAGTGAAATGGCTTGTATGGCTGCTTGCATCCGTCATTCTGCTCAACGTTGGGCACGAATGAGCTAGGTTATCTTACTACTTTGTAAGTTGAGCTCACCCAATAGGTCCATCGATCTTATTTATATCCTCCTTAAATTCAAAATATTCAATTGTCCTAATGTGAGTCTGGAATACATCGCTAGCCTCAAAAGTggatatttatgtttttgctcaTTGAGATTCCAACTTTCTTTACTGTATATTGCGAAGTATTCCTGGCTTTAACTTTGTAAGGTTGTTCAGGAGTTGGGGTGTATCGGCCGTATCGGCTTTGGACGTCTCCTCATTCTACCTGATTAGCTTGCATTTTACATCGATAGTATCATCCAATCTGGTGTAAGGGCAGGTTTTCTTGGTTTTTCACttgaatacacacacacacacacacacacacacacacacacatatatatatatatatatattagaactTAGGCATAGCCATGAAATAAGAGCTTCCTTTCGAAGAACGTGCAAATGGTAGTCAAGATGTGTTGTTACTGTATTCATGAGGTATTTCATAAACAAGGGTGGAAGAGAAGATCATTAATTGCTTCGGGACAGATGCATGTAGATTCTGTTTGGTAGAACTATCCTAGTGTACTTGTATGGTTAAAAATTGTCGACATTCCTAAGATGTTTAATCATTTCCAATCTGACTCTGCAAATGCTGATTTCATTTTCAAACCGACTAAAAGCAGGTAGTTCAAGCTTTGGAAGGAGATCATCTCCAATCTCATGATTTCATTTCCACTCTTTCTCTAGAGGAATTAAATGAAGGGTTCATACCAGGTCGAAGGTCTACAGCTCCTATGGAAGCATGGAATACGTATAGCACTCATGAATACAAGGACGACATGATGAAGTTTCAGAAACTAGCACTAGAAAGCCAAGAGCAAGAGCGGGTCTTCGTGTATAGGAGTAGGGTGAGTTGTGTTCAAGAGTGAGAATAGCTAATGCGTTAGAGTGATCTCTTCTAGGTTGAGATAAGTTGTACAAGTGGTATCTGTTTGGATACAAATGTCTCTGGTTGCGCATAAACTTAAGCTGTGTAATCTTGTGCTTGTGTAATTTTCTCATTAGTGAAGATGAAAACTCTCCGAAGATATAGGCATAAAGTTGGCTGGACATTCCACAAGTAGAAGTTGCAGACACGTCTACATAACATTAGATTTTGATCGCCTGTCTACTTTTTCTCATCTTCTGGTAGTATTAAATCTATAAATCTCTTCAAATCActttttgaccaaagaaaactTCAAATCACATGTGGTGTGGGATTACTTTTTCTTTGAGACATGTTGGCTATAAATTAGCCATTGGGGATGGATGCTCTTTCTTTCAACCTCGTTAAatcttgttttcctcttggcctTGTTATTTCTTCTTTCATCTCTACTACTAGTACTTGTGTGGCCGGTGTTTAATTTTCTAACAAGTAGTACTTACTACATTACCACGCTTTGATCCGATAATCCATCATAGCTTTTCTTCCTGGCCAGGCCGGAAATCTCAACCCTTTCACTTATAGAAACTTATTTTTCACATACCGGATACATATAAATCAAATTGAATTCTCAAAGTTCTTTACTCAGCTATGAATGCATAACAATCAAAGATAACCATGATACACACTAAGTTTAAAACTATTCTTTTTATAAGAACATACAAGATACGCAAGTCATGAATCACATAGAAAGATCATTATGAGCCATGGAAAGTCTGATTGCTAACTAAACCAATTCAAGTGGATACGCCATCTATCATTAGTCTAGGTTTGTTTAACTCTCACTAGTGTTCATAATGattactacttatgatttaAGAATAACAAAACTATTATGTGAATTActtaaacctagctccaatacACAAAAACATCTtatgttggccaccataaaacgctaacatataaaagatataAATAAAACCattaaacaaattaaatcaTTCAGAAAAAATTAGAACAATGAACCGTAGCCGTTATGGCTTGGGATTCCATTATCGGCGTCCATCTCCGAAGCAAAGCGGATTTCTCCTTTCCGCCGCTTGAAGCCGTTTTGCAGCTAGCATTCCAACATCAATCATGGGTGACCAACACCCAAGTGAACCTGCACTCCACGGGCATGTCCTCTAGTCAGGCAAAGTTCAAGGAGGATTTTGTGGGAATTGGTTGGAGGATGCGACCAGCAATAGGGAGTCTCAAGGCCCTGAAAGACTGTGACAGACTCAAGGAGGAAGCTCAAATTGGTGTCACCGATCTTTGGCGTGGAATAGGGTGGACTGGATCTCGGCCACTGAGGCTTGTAGGCAACGCAGTGCTTTTAGTATTCTTATGGAGGTGAGAGCGTTGAAGAGTAGAACACTGTTGAGTCGATTTTAGATGGGTGTTGAAAGTGGCGGAAGGGCGCTCAGAGTTAAGGCTTTCCGGTCTGTCGGGGCTCGATGTACAACGATGATTGATTTCATGCTTCGATCTGCCGGGATGATGGTGATAGGCGGCGCACACCGATTGCAGGCGGTGAACATGGCGTCCATCGCTGATGAGGCAGGATGGGTGCCCATATCAGTTGGGAGGCCCAACTCTATTTGGGTGCCCAAACTGACCCTAAAGCCCATATCACTTCTGAGGCCTAAACCAATGCTGATGGCCAATTAGGGATCCTCAGTTTTTGGGAATGTTGCTTGGATCTGGGCTCATTCGTGGACCAGAATCATGGGCTCTTATTCCCTagggtttcgtatttgggaCTCCAGTGGCTTCATTCAACAATCTACGTCTATGTTTGATTTTGTTAGCCTACAGATTATGATTTTTTCTCTTTAGATCTTGATAATGGAATCTTTTGGTGCACCACAATTGAGCGCATTGGCAAAAGAAGTTTTCATacaaaattatctctttgtagggaagTGTTGTAGTTTGTTAGGCTCCTTGTTTAAGTGAGCTTCAATGTCTTAAGTGAATGGTGCATGATTcctgttttctggaaaatttgtATGTGCCGTTCTGGCCTGCGATTATCAATGAAATCTTTAtttactcaacaaaaaaaaattaaacaaatcattcatgaatcaaaacaaacaaataaatagAAATATCAATGTGAATTGTACATATCCGGGGATTTGAATTCGTCCCTAACTAAAAGAGAGTTAGTTCCACATGTCCATAAAGTTCATAGTAATATCAatcacaaaagaaatttaaattagaaaaaaaacataaacgAATAAAGGAAAGAGATGGTGAGGCAACTTAAGAGATTCTCTTGAATGCAAAGAATCGCCGGGATGATGGTACGATGCAAGGCTTATTTTCTGAACCTTTTGAACTTAGAATGTGAAGAAATTTAAGAGATATAAATGTTGTGAAGCGGATGCCCAAATTCTAACGTCTTCTCCCTCCTTTTATATTGGTTTTCATCCTACAAATATTTTCTCAACTCTAATTAGGTTTCGCTTCGAGAGAAGCTTAGGCCTACAAGTGTCACACAACCCAATCTGTCGTTACGTGGAGAGTGTGGGCTTTTCATGCCGTTTGGACACATGGAAaagccaaaaaataaaaagggacaTTTAAAAATTCCGTTGCCAGGAATCGAACCCAGGTCTCTTGGATGAAATCAAAATATGCTACATATATATCATGATGAAATTTATTCTACATAAAATAGAGTGCAGTGGTTACAATGATGAATATGTTTATAAAATTACACAGAACTTGTTTAAAGTACTCTGCAGTCAATAACCTATGTTTTAAAAACCCTAGCCACCTAAGATCAGAAGTCGTCTTTCTACAAGCTGCTCATGTCCGGCGGCAGCCAGATGTCTGGGTCGGCCCCTGGCCTCTCCGATGTTGTGCGGCTTGTTGCCGGACGGGAGTTGTGATACTAGTGCTCGGAGGAACTCGGAAGGGGCCGGGTGGCAATCGGAGTTTAATGGAGTAGCTTGGCGTCGGGTTCCGGTGCGTTTTTTGGTACTGGGTTGTTGTCACATGTTCTAGATGGCTCGGTCTTCATCGCTCCTTTGGCGTCACCGGCTCTGAGACTGTCATGGCATTGGATGCTCGGGTGTTTCAACCCGATTTGGGTTCAGATCTTCTGATGTTTTCCTACGTTGGTGACTTTTGGATTGTCGATGATTGACG is a window from the Rosa chinensis cultivar Old Blush chromosome 2, RchiOBHm-V2, whole genome shotgun sequence genome containing:
- the LOC112185554 gene encoding proline-rich receptor-like protein kinase PERK15; its protein translation is MTFPLVSGHAKIIHSDIKAANILTDKYFEAKVADFGLAKFALDTDTHVSTRVMGTFGYLDPEYATSGKLSDKSDVFSFGVVLLELITGRQPIDKTHSFTTHSFTDDSMVEWARPLLARALEKGNIDGLVDERLQNDYNSSEMARMIACAAASVRHSAHRRPKMSQVILQSSSRLRALEGNLSPDELNEGVIPGQSMIYISSESTQYSTREYKEDMLKFRKLALESQELDQGIS